The following proteins are encoded in a genomic region of Ictalurus furcatus strain D&B chromosome 6, Billie_1.0, whole genome shotgun sequence:
- the sf3b1 gene encoding splicing factor 3B subunit 1 isoform X2: MPARSYMDVMKEQHLSKEEREIRLQMAEKAKSGDLKAVNGSAASQAAAPKRKRRWDQTADQTPNTTPKKVSSWDQADSSVETPGHTPGHTPSNSRWDETPGRPKGSETPGATPSSRMWDPTPSHTPAGAATPGRDTPGHATPGHGGATSSVRKNRWDETPKTERETPGHGSGWAETPRTDRGDESVGETPTPGASKRKSRWDETPASQMGSSTPLLTPGKTPIGTPAMNMATPTPGHLMSMTPEQLQAWRWEREIDERNRPLTDDELDAMFPEGYKVLPPPAGYVPIRTPARKLTATPTPIGGMTGFHMQTEDRTTKQMNDQPSGNLPFLKPDDIQYFDKLLVEVDESTLSPEEQKERKIMKLLLKIKNGTPPMRKAALRQITDKAREFGAGPLFNQILPLLMSPTLEDQERHLLVKVIDRILYKLDDLVRPYVHKILVVIEPLLIDEDYYARVEGREIISNLAKAAGLATMISTMRPDIDNMDEYVRNTTARAFAVVASALGIPSLLPFLKAVCKSKKSWQARHTGIKIVQQIAILMGCAILPHLRSLVEIIEHGLVDEQQKVRTISALAIAALAEAATPYGIESFDSVLKPLWKGIRQHRGKGLAAFLKAIGYLIPLMDAEYANYYTREVMLILIREFQSPDEEMKKIVLKVVKQCCGTDGVEANYIKTEILPPFFKHFWQHRMALDRRNYRQLVDTTVELANKVGAAEIISRIVDDLKDEAEQYRKMVMETIEKIMGNLGAADIDHKLEEQLIDGILYAFQEQTTEDSVMLNGFGTVVNALGKRVKPYLPQICGTVLWRLNNKSAKVRQQAADLISRTAVVMKTCQEEKLMGHLGVVLYEYLGEEYPEVLGSILGALKAIVNVIGMHKMTPPIKDLLPRLTPILKNRHEKVQENCIDLVGRIADRGAEYVSAREWMRICFELLELLKAHKKAIRRATVNTFGYIAKAIGPHDVLATLLNNLKVQERQNRVCTTVAIAIVAETCSPFTVLPALMNEYRVPELNVQNGVLKSLSFLFEYIGEMGKDYIYAVTPLLEDALMDRDLVHRQTASAVVQHMSLGVYGFGCEDSLNHLLNYVWPNVFETSPHVIQAVMGALEGLRVAIGPCRMLQYCLQGLFHPARKVRDVYWKIYNSIYIGSQDALIAHYPLVYNDEKNPFVRYELDYFL; encoded by the exons ATGCCTGCCCGGTCGTATATGGATGTGATGAAGGAGCAGCATCTTTCTAAAGAAGAG AGAGAAATCAGGCTGCAGATGGCAGAAAAGGCAAAATCAGGTGACCTGAAAGCGGTCAATGGCTCTGCTGCGTCTCAAGCCGCTGCTCCCAAGCGCAAGCGTCGGTGGGACCAGACTGCTGACCAGACCCCAAACACTACTCCAAAGAAAGTGTCCAGCTGGGATCAGGCGGATAGCTCAGTAGAG ACACCGGGACACACACCCGGACACACGCCTTCAAACAGTCGCTGGGACGAGACGCCCGGTCGTCCCAAGGGTAGCGAGACTCCTGGAGCCACCCCCAGTTCACGCATGTGGGACCCCACGCCCAGCCACACACCTGCCGGCGCCGCAACGCCGGGCCGAGACACCCCCGGGCACGCCACGCCCGGTCACGGCGGTGCCACGTCCAGTGTGCGCAAAAACCGCTGGGACGAGACTCCGAAGACAGAAAGAG aGACACCTGGCCATGGCAGTGGCTGGGCCGAGACCCCTCGTACAGACCGAGGGGATGAGTCTGTCGGAGAGACCCCAACTCCTGGAGCAAGCAAAAGAAAGTCCCGTTGGGATGAGACTCCTGCCAGTCAGATGGGCTCCTCCACTCCGCTGCTCACCCCTGGAAAGACCCCTATTGGCACACCAGCTATGAATATGGCCACGCCCACTCCAG GGCATCTGATGAGTATGACTCCCGAGCAGCTTCAGGCGTGGcgctgggagagagagattgacgAGCGGAACCGTCCGCTTACTGATGATGAGCTGGACGCGATGTTTCCGGAAGGCTACAAG GTCCTTCCCCCACCAGCAGGCTATGTGCCCATCCGCACCCCTGCCCGTAAGTTAACCGCCACCCCGACGCCCATCGGCGGCATGACAGGCTTCCACATGCAGACCGAAGACCGAACCACCAAACAGATGAACGACCAGCCGTCCGGCAACCTGCCTTTCCTGAAACCCGATGACATCCAGTACTTCGACAAACTTCTG GTGGAGGTGGACGAGTCCACTCTCAGTCCAGAGGAGCAGAAGGAGCGCAAGATCATGAAGCTGctcctgaaaataaaaaacgGCACCCCTCCCATGAGGAAG GCTGCTCTCAGGCAAATCACAGACAAGGCCAGGGAATTTGGTGCCGGGCCTCTTTTCAATCAGATTCTACCCCTGCTTATGTCTCCAACCCTTGAAGATCAGGAGCGCCATCTGTTGGTGAAGGTTATCGACCGCATCTTGTACAAACTGGACGACTTGGTTCGACCTTATGTCCACAAA ATCCTTGTCGTGATTGAACCCTTGCTGATTGATGAAGATTACTACGCTAGGGTAGAAGGCAGAGAGATTATCTCTAACTTGGCAAAG GCTGCTGGTCTGGCCACTATGATCTCCACGATGAGGCCCGACATCGACAACATGGACGAGTACGTGAGAAACACGACCGCTCGTGCCTTTGCTGTCGTGGCGTCCGCTCTGGGTATTCCTTCCCTCCTGCCTTTCCTCAAAGCCGTGTGTAAGAGCAAGAAGTCGTGGCAGGCTCGGCACACGGGCATTAAAATCGTGCAGCAGATCGCCATCCTCATGGGTTGTGCCATCTTGCCTCATCTCCGCAGCTTGGTGGAGATTATCGAACACG GTCTTGTGGATGAGCAGCAGAAGGTGCGAACCATCAGTGCTTTGGCCATCGCTGCTCTTGCAGAGGCTGCCACACCCTACGGTATCGAGTCTTTTGACTCCGTGCTCAAGCCCCTTTGGAAGGGTATCAGACAACACCGAGGCAAG GGTCTGGCTGCTTTCTTAAAAGCCATCGGATACCTGATTCCTCTTATGGATGCCGAGTACGCCAACTACTACACGAGGGAGGTGATGCTTATCCTCATTCGAGAGTTCCAATCTCCAGATGAGGAAATGAAGAAGATTGTCCTGAAG GTGGTGAAGCAGTGCTGTGGAACAGACGGTGTGGAGGCTAACTACATCAAAACCGAGATCCTGCCGCCTTTCTTCAAACACTTCTGGCAGCACCGTATGGCTTTGGACAGACGTAACTATAGACAG TTGGTAGACACTACGGTAGAGCTGGCCAACAAAGTCGGTGCAGCAGAAATCATCTCGAGGATCGTGGACGACTTGAAGGATGAAGCTGAGCAGTACAGAAAGATGGTGATGGAGACAATAGAGAAGATCATGGGTAACCTGGGAGCAGCAGACATCGACCACAAACTGGAGGAGCAGCTTATTGATGGCATCTTGTATGCTTTCCAAGAACAGACCACTGAG GACTCTGTGATGCTGAACGGTTTCGGAACAGTAGTGAATGCTCTGGGCAAGCGAGTTAAGCCCTACCTGCCTCAGATCTGCGGTACCGTTCTGTGGCGTCTAAACAACAAGTCGGCCAAAGTCCGTCAGCAGGCCGCCGACCTCATTTCTCGCACGGCTGTGGTTATGAAGACCTGTCAAGAG GAGAAGCTCATGGGTCATTTGGGTGTCGTGCTGTACGAGTACCTGGGAGAGGAATACCCTGAAGTTCTTGGAAGCATCCTCGGAGCACTTAAAGCTATCGTTAATGTCATTG GTATGCACAAGATGACGCCTCCGATTAAGGATTTACTTCCTCGACTGACACCGATCCTGAAAAACAGACACGAAAAGGTGCAAGAGAACTGCATCGATCTCGTGGGCAGAATTGCTGACAG aGGTGCGGAGTACGTGTCTGCCAGGGAGTGGATGCGAATCTGTTTCgagctgctggagctgctgaaaGCTCACAAGAAGGCGATCCGACGAGCCACGGTCAACACCTTCGGCTACATCGCCAAGGCGatcgg ACCTCACGATGTGCTTGCCACGCTGCTTAACAACTTGAAAGTGCAAGAGCGTCAAAACCGAGTCTGTACGACAGTAGCGATCGCCATCGTGGCGGAAACGTGCTCGCCCTTCACCGTACTCCCAGCGCTGATGAACGAGTACCGTGTACCCGAACTGAACGTTCAGAACGGTGTGCTCAAATCCCTCTCCTTCTTATTCGAATATATCGGAGAGATGGGTAAGGACTACATCTATGCCGTGACCCCGTTATTGGAGGACGCTCTGATGGACAG AGACCTTGTGCATAGGCAGACGGCCAGCGCTGTAGTGCAGCACATGTCTCTGGGTGTGTATGGGTTCGGGTGCGAGGACTCCCTCAACCACTTGCTCAACTATGTTTGGCCGAACGTTTTTGAAACGTCGCCGCACGTCATCCAAGCCGTAATGGGAGCCCTCGAGGGACTCCGTGTGGCGATCGGACCGTGTCGGATGTTGCAGTATTGCCTGCAG GGTTTGTTCCATCCTGCACGGAAAGTCCGTGATGTGTACTGGAAGATTTATAATTCCATCTACATTGGCTCCCAGGATGCTCTGATTGCACATTATCCCCTCGTCTACAACGACGAGAAGAACCCGTTCGTCCGCTACGAGCTGGATTACTTTCTGTGA
- the ankrd44 gene encoding serine/threonine-protein phosphatase 6 regulatory ankyrin repeat subunit B has product MAVLKLADQPALVQAIFNGDPEEIRMLIYKSEDINGLDTEKRTPLHAAAFLGDAEIIELLILSGARVNAKDNMWLTPLHRAVASRSEEAVLILIRHSADVNARDKNWQTPLHVAAANKALRCAELIIPMLSSVNVSDRGGRTALHHAALNGHTQMVNLLLAKGANINAFDKKDSRALHWAAYTGHLDVVCLLVEQGAEVSCKDKRGYTPLHAAASKGRIAVVKHLLSLSVEIDEANAFGNTALHVACVNGQDAVVSELIDHGANVSQPNNKGFTPLHFAAASTHGALCLEFLVNNGADVNVQSRDGKSPLHMTAVHGRFTRSQTLIQNGGEIDCVDKDGNTPLHIAARYGHELLINTLITSGADCTRRGIHGMFPLHLAALNAHADCCRKLLSSGFQIDTPDSLGRTCLHAAAAGGNVECVKLLLSSGADHNRTDKHGRTPLHYAAASRHFQCLETLVSCGTCIDATDQWGRSALHYAAASDLDRRRRVALEPESPGVQAEKEKEAALCLEFLLKSGATASLKDKQGYTAVHYAAAYGHRRCLELLLDREERNEDEGKDCLSTRSPLHLAAYHGHAQSLEVLLQGHCDVDQGDEVGRTALAFAALRGHTDCALTLLNHGASARCKDTVRRRTPVHLAVMNGHTPCVRLLLEDSDSADLVDAADSQGQTPLMLAVLGGHVDAVSLLLEREASIDTADNQGLTALHLGLLCGQEESVQCLLEQEASVLVGDRRGRSALHMAAARGHASCLSELLTVACAESPIPPLRDRHGYTPLHWACYYGHEGCVEVLLEQKGCRSFDGNPFTPLHCAVINDQESCATLLLDALGSEIVHCKDSKDRTPLHAAAFAGHVDCIHLLLAHDAPVDDVDQSGRSALMMAAERGAIGAVEALLTGANADLALTDQKGDTALHLACRSGKEECALFILEKLPDAALVNATNAALQTPLHLAARSGLKQTVQELLSRGASVQHSDENAPTLPLQAPC; this is encoded by the exons ATGGCAGTGCTGAAACTCGCCGATCAG CCGGCTCTGGTCCAAGCCATCTTCAATGGAGACCCTGAGGAGATCCGCATGCTCATCTACAAATCAGAGGACATCAATGGACTG gacaCAGAGAAGCGTACTCCGCTCCACGCAGCGGCGTTCCTCGGTGATGCGGAGATCATCGAGCTGCTCATCCTCTCTG GAGCTCGGGTCAACGCCAAAGACAACATGTGGCTCACTCCTCTTCACAGGGCCGTGGCGTCGCGGAGCGAG GAGGCAGTGCTCATACTGATCCGTCACTCGGCCGACGTGAACGCACGCGACAAGAACTGGCAGACGCCTCTTCACGTGGCCGCCGCCAATAAGGCTCTGCGTTGTGCCGAGCTCATCATCCCGATGTTGAGCAGCGTAAACGTGTCGGACCGCGGCGGTCGGACCGCCCTGCACCACGCCGCCCTCAACGGACACACCCAG ATGGTCAATCTGCTGCTGGCGAAGGGCGCCAATATTAACGCCTTCGACAAGAAGGACAGCCGTGCTCTTCACTGGGCGGCATACACGG GTCACTTAGATGTGGTGTGTCTGCTGGTGGAGCAGGGGGCGGAGGTCAGCTGTAAGGACAAGAGAGGATACACACCTCTTCATGCTGCCGCCTCTAAGGGACGGATTGCTGTGGTTAAACACCTGCTCAGCCTGTCTGTGGag ATAGACGAAGCCAATGCGTTCGGGAACACGGCTCTGCACGTGGCGTGCGTTAACGGTCAGGATGCTGTGGTGAGTGAGCTGATCGACCACGGTGCTAACGTGAGTCAGCCCAACAACAAAGGCTTCACCCCTCTCCACTTCGCCGCCGCGTCCACGCACGGTGCCCTCTGCCTCGAGTTCCTGGTCAACAACGGCGCGGACGTCAACGTGCAG AGCCGAGATGGGAAGAGTCCCCTGCATATGACCGCGGTGCATGGGCGCTTTACTCGCTCGCAGACTCTCATTCAGAACG GCGGAGAGATCGACTGCGTGGATAAGGATGGAAACACTCCGTTACACATTGCCGCTCGTTATGGTCACGAACTCCTCATCAACACCTTAATCACCAGTGGGGCTGACtgcaccag AAGAGGAATCCATGGGATGTTTCCCCTGCACCTGGCAGCCCTAAACGCTCATGCCGACTGCTGCCGGAAACTTCTCTCCTCAG GCTTCCAGATCGACACCCCGGACAGCCTGGGCAGGACATGTCTCCACGCAGCTGCTGCTGGAGG CAATGTTGAGTGTGTGAAGCTGTTGCTCAGCAGCGGAGCGGACCACAACCGCACGGACAAACATGGCAG GACTCCCCTCCACTATGCAGCTGCAAGTCGTCATTTTCAGTGCTTAGAGACTCTGGTGTCCTGCGGTACCTGTATTGATGCCACTGACCAGTGGGGGCGCTCTGCCCTGCACTACGCTGCTGCCTCTGACCTGGACAGGAG gcGACGTGTTGCCCTGGAGCCAGAGAGTCCTGGAGTGcaagcagagaaagagaaagaggcgGCTCT gtgcctTGAGTTCTTGTTGAAGAGTGGTGCCACTGCCTCACTGAAGGACAAACAGGGTTACACCGCCGTCCACTACGCTGCGGCCTACGGCCACAGACGCTGCCTGGAGCTG CTTCTGGATCGAGAGGAGCGGAATGAGGACGAAGGCAAGGACTGCCTCAGCACCCGGAGTCCACTACATCTAGCC GCGTACCATGGCCATGCGCAGTCTCTGGAGGTGCTGCTACAGGGCCACTGCGATGTGGATCAGGGCGACGAGGTGGGCCGCACCGCTCTCGCCTTCGCCGCCCTCAGGGGTCACACTGACTGTGCTCTGACGCTGCTGAACCACGGCGCTTCAGCACGCTGTAAAGACACGGTCCGCAGACGCACTCCCGTCCACCTTGCAG TGATGAATGGCCATACACCGTGTGTGCGCCTCCTGCTGGAAGACTCGGACAGCGCAGATCTGGTGGACGCAGCTGATTCTCAGGGACA gaccCCTCTGATGCTGGCAGTTCTGGGGGGTCATGTGGATGCTGTGTCTCTGCTGTTAGAGCGAGAGGCCAGTATAGACACAGCGGATAATCAGGGACTGACTGCACTTCACTTAGGG ttgctGTGTGGTCAGGAAGAGTCTGTGCAGTGTCTTTTGGAGCAGGAGGCGTCGGTGTTGGTGGGTGACCGCAGGGGGCGCTCGGCGCTCCACATGGCTGCAGCGCGGGGTCACGCGTCCTGTCTTAGTGAACTGCTGACTGTGGCCTGTGCAGAGTCGCCCATCCCTCCTCTGAGAGATCGCCATGGATACACACCCCTACACTGGGCCTGCTACTACG GTCATGAGGGCTGTGTGGAGGTGCTGTTGGAGCAGAAAGGCTGTCGAAGTTTTGACGGGAACCCCTTCACCCCTCTGCATTGTGCTGT GATAAATGACCAGGAGTCCTGTGCAACTCTTCTCCTGGATGCATTAGGCTCAGAGATAGTTCACTGCAAGGACTCCaaggacag GACTCCTCTTCATGCCGCTGCTTTTGCGGGCCACGTGGACTGCATTCATCTGCTCCTTGCCCACGATGCTCCCGTGGATGACGTGGACCAATCAGGGCGCAGCGCGCTCATGATGGCGGCAGAGAGGGGGGCGATCGGAGCTGTAG AGGCTCTCCTCACCGGCGCGAACGCGGACCTCGCTTTGACGGACCAAAAAGGCGACACCGCGCTGCACCTCGCTTGCAGAAGT GGAAAAGAAGAGTGCGCTCTGTTCATTTTGGAGAAACTTCCGGACGCTGCCCTCGTCAACGCCACGAACGCCGCGCTGCAGAC tccccTCCACCTCGCAGCTCGCAGCGGGCTGAAGCAGACCGTGCAGGAGCTGCTGTCGCGCGGTGCCAGCGTGCAGCATTCGGACGAGAACG CTCCGACGCTCCCTCTCCAGGCACCCTGTTGA